A single Eleginops maclovinus isolate JMC-PN-2008 ecotype Puerto Natales chromosome 5, JC_Emac_rtc_rv5, whole genome shotgun sequence DNA region contains:
- the LOC134864786 gene encoding Kv channel-interacting protein 2-like gives MKSRSQDQSLSDSRELDRSYDPLTGNPPSKPNKKTIKQRLLKLLPCCRSGSSSSITQSNISDDDELSTVRYRPEGLDRLVQQTNFTKKELQVLYRGFKNECPSGVVNEETFKSIYSQFFPHGDSSMYAHFLFEAFDTQNNGSVNFEDFVISLSIILRGSINDKLNWAFNLYDLNKDGCITREEMTDIMGSIYDMMGKYTYPCMKDNASKEHVDNFFQKMDKNKDGVVTIEEFLDTCQKDESIMQSMHMFDNVI, from the exons atgaaatCCAGGAGTCAGGACCAGAGTTTGTCTGACTCCAGAGAGCTGGACAGATCATACGACCCACTCACAG GTAATCCACCATCCAAACCTAACAAAAAGACCATAAAGCAGCGCCTCCTCAAACTTCTGCCCTGCTGTcgctccggctccagctcctcCATTACGCAAA GTAACATAAGTGATGATGATGAACTGTCAACAGTGCGTTACCGACCGGAGGGGCTCGACCGCCTCGTGCAGCAGACCAACTTCACCAAGAAAGAGCTGCAGGTCCTCTACCGGGGATTCAAAAAC GAGTGTCCCAGTGGTGTGGTGAATGAGGAGACTTTTAAAAGCATCTACTCCCAGTTCTTCCCTCATGGAG ATTCAAGTATGTATGCACATTTCCTGTTTGAAGCTTTTGACACCCAGAACAATGGATCGGTCAACTTTGAG GACTTTGTCATAAGTCTGTCCATCATCTTGAGAGGATCCATCAACGATAAACTCAACTGGGCCTTTAATCTGTACGATCTCAACAAAGATGGCTGCATCACCAGAGAG GAGATGACAGACATCATGGGCTCCATCTATGACATGATGGGGAAGTACACTTACCCCTGCATGAAGGACAATGCTTCCAAAGAGCATGTGGACAACTTCTTCCAG AAAATGGACAAGAACAAAGATGGAGTGGTCACCATTGAAGAGTTCTTGGACACATGCCAAAAG GATGAAAGCATCATGCAGTCCATGCACATGTTCGACAATGTGATCTAA